The genomic interval GACCTGCTCGACGTCTTCATCACGGGAACCTACCTCGAACGCGTCTGGGGAGCCGACGACAACGAGTCGATCGAGTACGGGCTCAACCGCTCGCTGCGCGACGTGGCGGGCGACTGCACGGTTTACGGATCGCTCTACGCGCAGAATCACCTTGACCAATTCGACGATGCGGTGTATCTTTGTCTCAAGAAGACGAAGGGCGTGATGGTCTTCGACATCGTGCAGGTGATCGAACACGACCTCTGGGACTCCATCAAGCGGGGCATCGACCGCGCCGAGGCGGAGATCGCGAACGAAGGAAAATGACACGACCGAACGAAAAACAGGCGAACGAATGACAAGACGAATACTGCCGCTGCTATGTGCAGCGCTGCTGGCAATGCCCTTTACGGCCTGCTCGGAGGAGCATCAGGCCCCGCCCTCGCTCGACCAGGGCGGCGACGACGAAAACGACAAGCCGGTCGATCCCGGCGACGGCCCCGCGAGCGGGAAGGAGAAGATGCTCTGGTTCGACGCCGAGGCCAACTTCCAGCGCTTCTCCACGAAGGAGGGCATCACCGCGATGCTCGACAAGACCGTGGAGGCGGGATTCAACAAGATCGTCGTGGATGTCAAGCCCGTCGAGGGCGACGTGCTCTACGCGAGCGACTTCATGACGCAGGCCACCACGATCGGATCGGTCACCGTCCCCGCCCGCGGCTGGGACTACCTGCAATTCTTCCTCGACGAGGCGCACAAGCGCGGTCTGAAGGTCACCGTCTCCACGACGATCTTCCCGATGGGCATGCCCTCGACGCGGCAGGGGCCCGTCTATCGCGACAGCAAATGGAACGGCAAGACCTGCCTGCAAAACAAGCCCAAGGCGGGCGGCGGCAGCCAACTGACGGACATCAAGGACGATCCGACGAAAGTGGCCGCCTTCCTCAACCCCGTGCTTCCCGAAGTGCGCGAATTCGCCCTGAGCTTCATCCGCGAGATCGTCTCCAAATACGATTTCGATGCCTATGCGCTCGACTACTGCCGCTTCCCGGACAACCAGAGCGACTTCTCGGAGGCGTCGAAACGGGCCTTCGAGGACTACGTCAAGGGCAGCGTCGCGACGTGGCCCGACGACGTGTACACCTACGACGCGAACGGCGGCATCGTCGCAGGCCCCTACTACAAGCAGTGGTGGGAGTTCCGCTCGATGGTCATCCGCGACTTCGTGGCCGCCGTGCGGCAGGAGATCAAGGCCCTCAAACCCGACGTGAAGCTCGAATACTGGGCCGCCTCGTGGTGGGGCGCGCTCTACGCCAACGGCCAGAACTGGGCCAGCACCTCGTTCATGCCGCTCCAGGACATCGAAGCCCCGAATTTCCGCGCATGGTGCTCGAACAACTACAACCGAACGGGTTTCGCCGACCAGCTCGACACATTCCTGCTGGGAACCTACCTGCCGCGCGTTTACGGCCCCGAGGACGGCGAGTCGATCGAGTTCGGCATCAACCGCGCCGAGCGGATGCTCCTCAACGCCTGCACCTACTACGGCACGATCGAGTGCTCGCAGAAGAATTTCGACGTCGAGGAGGCCTGCTACTACTGCCTCAAACGCACGGCGGGACTGATGGTCTTCGACATCGTGCACGTCATCAACAATGACATGTGGGCGGCCATCAAGCGGGGCATCGACCGCGCCGAAGCGGAGGACGCCGCCGCACAGCAATGAACTCACAGACAACTATGCGAACCATGAAAAGACTCTTTCTGATCGCCGCCGCGCTGACGGCGGCGACAACGACCTCCGCCCGGGAATACACCGTCACCTCCCCCGACGGAAAGATCGAGGTGAAGGTATCGACGCAGCCCGAGCTGCGGTGGAGCCTCTCCCGCGCAGGCGAGCGGCTCCTCGAACCGAGCCGCATCGGCCTCACGCTGGCCGGCGAGGCGCCGCTGGGCGTCGCCCCCGCGGTGCGGAGCGTCCGCACCGAAGCCATCGACACGCGTTCGACGGCCGAGGTCCCGACGAAGTTCCGCGAGTTGCACGACCGCTGCAACGAACTGCTGATCGCCTTCCGCGGCGACTGGGCCGTGCGGCTGCGCGTCTATGACAACGGCGCGGCCTACCGCTTCGAGACCGCACGCCGGGGCGAGACGGTCGTCGAGGACGAGACCGCCGAGTTCAACTTCGCCTCCGACAACGACACCTACTGGACCCGCGAGCGGAACCCGGACTTCATCTCCCACTGCGAGGCGTTCTTCGAGCGCAAGCGGCTCTCGGAGCTGGAGCGCTCGGTCTACGCCTACCTGCCCGTCTATTTCGCCACGCCGGGCGGCACGCGCATGGTCGTCACCGAGACCGACCTGGAGGACTACCCCTGCATGTTCCTCTTCGGCGGCGAGGGCCGCAGGCTCCGCGCCGAATTTCCGCCCGTGGTGCTCGAAAGCCGCCTGAAGGAGGGTTCGGACCGCAACGAGGAGTTTCTCCGCAAGGCCGACTACATCGCCGTGACGGAAGGCACGCGCACCTACCCGTGGCGCGTGGTGACCGTCGATGAGGACGACCGCGCGCTGCTGGAGAACTACCTCCCCTACCAACTGGCCTCGAAGGCCGTCGAGGGCGACGCCTCGTGGGTGCGCCCCGGCAAGATCTCGTGGGACTGGTGGAACGGGCTGAACGTCTACGGCGTGGATTTCGAGGCCGGCGTGAACACGGCCACCTACAAGTACTTCATCGACTTCGCCGCCCGCTACGGACTGGAGTACATCCTGCTCGACGAGGGGTGGTCGGTGAGCACGCTCAACATCCGCGAGCCGCGCAAGGAGGTCGATCTGAAGGAGATCGTCCGCTACGGCAACGAAAAGGGCGTGGGCGTGATCCTCTGGACGCTCTGGAACCCGATGAAGAAGGACCTCACGGGCATTCTCGACACCTACCGCGACTGGGGCGTGAAGGGCATCAAGATCGACTTCATGCAGCGCTCCGACCAGGAAATGGTCAATTTCTACGAACAGATCGCCCGCGCGGCCTACGACCGCGGCCTGCTGGTCGATTTCCACGGCTCGTTCAAGCCCGCCGGACTGCAACGCAAATACCCCAACGTGCTGTCGTTCGAAGGCGTCTATGGCATGGAGAACGACAAGTGCTCGAAGGACATCACCCCGGCGCACGACTGCGTGCTGCCCTTCACGCGCATGGTGGCCGGACCGATGGACTACACGCCCGGCGCCACGGTGAACGCCACGGCCGCCGACTTCTCGGTCAGCTGGAGCCATCCGATGAGCCAGGGAACGCGCGCGCACCAGGCGGCGCTGTACGTCATCTACGAAAGCCCGCTCCAGATGCTCTGCGACTCGCCGTCGCACTACCTCCGCACGCCCGAGTTCACGGGCTTCATCGCCGCCGTGCCCACCGTCTGGGACCAGACCGCGGCGCTGCACGCCTCGGCCGGCGAATACGCCGCCGTGGCACGCCGCAACGGCGACCGGTGGTACATCGGCGCCATCACCGACTGGACGGGCCGCGACATGGAGATCGACCTCTCGTTCCTGGGCGAAGGCCGCTACCGCATGCAGTACTTCGCCGACGGCGTGAACGCCGACAGCTATGCGCAGGATTTCCGCACCGGGGAGCGCGAAGTGACCCGGGAGGACAAGCTGAACGTCCGGCTGGCCTCCGGAGGCGGCTGGGCAGCCATTCTGACCCCCGTAAAATGACGCCATGAAACGCAGGATTTTTCTGACCCTTATCCCGGCGCTCGCCGCCTGCTTCGCCCTCGCCGGGGCGGAGCGGACGGCGCAGCGGCCGACGGAGCCGCAGCCCGCCGAGCTGCGCGGCCGCGTGACGG from Alistipes dispar carries:
- a CDS encoding family 10 glycosylhydrolase, yielding MTRRILPLLCAALLAMPFTACSEEHQAPPSLDQGGDDENDKPVDPGDGPASGKEKMLWFDAEANFQRFSTKEGITAMLDKTVEAGFNKIVVDVKPVEGDVLYASDFMTQATTIGSVTVPARGWDYLQFFLDEAHKRGLKVTVSTTIFPMGMPSTRQGPVYRDSKWNGKTCLQNKPKAGGGSQLTDIKDDPTKVAAFLNPVLPEVREFALSFIREIVSKYDFDAYALDYCRFPDNQSDFSEASKRAFEDYVKGSVATWPDDVYTYDANGGIVAGPYYKQWWEFRSMVIRDFVAAVRQEIKALKPDVKLEYWAASWWGALYANGQNWASTSFMPLQDIEAPNFRAWCSNNYNRTGFADQLDTFLLGTYLPRVYGPEDGESIEFGINRAERMLLNACTYYGTIECSQKNFDVEEACYYCLKRTAGLMVFDIVHVINNDMWAAIKRGIDRAEAEDAAAQQ
- a CDS encoding glycoside hydrolase family 97 protein, yielding MKRLFLIAAALTAATTTSAREYTVTSPDGKIEVKVSTQPELRWSLSRAGERLLEPSRIGLTLAGEAPLGVAPAVRSVRTEAIDTRSTAEVPTKFRELHDRCNELLIAFRGDWAVRLRVYDNGAAYRFETARRGETVVEDETAEFNFASDNDTYWTRERNPDFISHCEAFFERKRLSELERSVYAYLPVYFATPGGTRMVVTETDLEDYPCMFLFGGEGRRLRAEFPPVVLESRLKEGSDRNEEFLRKADYIAVTEGTRTYPWRVVTVDEDDRALLENYLPYQLASKAVEGDASWVRPGKISWDWWNGLNVYGVDFEAGVNTATYKYFIDFAARYGLEYILLDEGWSVSTLNIREPRKEVDLKEIVRYGNEKGVGVILWTLWNPMKKDLTGILDTYRDWGVKGIKIDFMQRSDQEMVNFYEQIARAAYDRGLLVDFHGSFKPAGLQRKYPNVLSFEGVYGMENDKCSKDITPAHDCVLPFTRMVAGPMDYTPGATVNATAADFSVSWSHPMSQGTRAHQAALYVIYESPLQMLCDSPSHYLRTPEFTGFIAAVPTVWDQTAALHASAGEYAAVARRNGDRWYIGAITDWTGRDMEIDLSFLGEGRYRMQYFADGVNADSYAQDFRTGEREVTREDKLNVRLASGGGWAAILTPVK